In the Aromatoleum bremense genome, one interval contains:
- a CDS encoding glutamate synthase subunit beta translates to MGKPTGFLEYQRLSEAYEPVAERVKKYKEFVMRLSDEQAAVQGARCMDCGIPFCNTGCPVNNIIPDWNDLVYRNQWRQAIEVLHSTNNFPEFTGRICPAPCEAACTLNINADPVGIKSIEHAIIDKAWEEGWVQPRPPKSKTGKKIAVVGSGPAGLAAAQQLARVGHDVTVFEKNDRIGGLLRYGIPDFKMEKSLIDRRVEQMQAEGVAFRTGVVVGSADLPAGIASDAKEVVSAEAITKEFDAVILAAGSEVPRDLPVPGRELDGVHFALEFLIPQNKAIAGGAPNPISATGKHVVVIGGGDTGSDCVGTSNRHGAASVTQFELMPMPPEQENKALTWPYWPIKFRTSSSHEEGCERDFAVATKSFYGANGKVEGLQAVRLEWKDGRMSEVPGSEFDVRADLVFFAMGFTNPAASLLEAFGVDKDGRGNAKATTDGEGCYATTSPKVFAAGDVRRGQSLVVWAIREGRQCAREVDQFLMGESVLPR, encoded by the coding sequence ATGGGGAAGCCCACCGGATTTCTGGAGTACCAGCGTCTTTCCGAGGCCTATGAGCCGGTTGCGGAGCGGGTGAAGAAGTACAAAGAGTTCGTCATGCGCCTGAGCGACGAACAGGCGGCGGTGCAGGGCGCGCGCTGCATGGACTGCGGCATCCCGTTCTGCAACACCGGCTGCCCGGTGAACAACATCATTCCGGACTGGAATGATCTCGTTTATCGCAACCAGTGGCGTCAGGCGATCGAGGTGCTGCACTCGACGAACAACTTCCCGGAATTCACCGGGCGCATCTGCCCGGCGCCGTGCGAAGCCGCCTGTACGCTGAACATCAACGCCGACCCGGTCGGCATCAAGTCGATCGAGCACGCGATCATCGACAAAGCGTGGGAAGAGGGCTGGGTGCAGCCGCGCCCGCCGAAGTCGAAGACCGGCAAGAAGATCGCGGTCGTCGGCTCCGGCCCGGCCGGCCTCGCCGCCGCGCAGCAGCTCGCGCGCGTCGGGCACGACGTGACGGTGTTCGAGAAGAACGACCGCATCGGCGGCCTGCTGCGCTACGGCATCCCCGACTTCAAGATGGAGAAGTCGCTGATCGACCGGCGCGTCGAGCAGATGCAGGCCGAGGGCGTGGCTTTCCGCACCGGCGTCGTCGTCGGCTCGGCGGACCTGCCCGCCGGCATCGCCAGTGACGCGAAGGAAGTCGTCAGTGCCGAGGCGATCACGAAGGAATTCGACGCGGTGATCCTCGCTGCCGGCTCGGAAGTGCCGCGCGACCTGCCGGTCCCCGGGCGCGAGCTCGACGGCGTGCATTTCGCGCTGGAATTCCTGATCCCGCAGAACAAGGCGATCGCCGGCGGCGCGCCGAACCCGATCTCGGCGACCGGCAAGCACGTCGTCGTCATCGGCGGCGGCGATACCGGCTCCGACTGCGTCGGCACGTCGAACCGCCACGGCGCGGCGAGCGTGACGCAGTTCGAACTGATGCCGATGCCGCCGGAGCAGGAGAACAAGGCGCTGACGTGGCCGTACTGGCCGATCAAGTTCCGCACCTCGTCGTCGCACGAGGAAGGCTGCGAGCGCGACTTCGCGGTTGCGACGAAGTCGTTCTACGGCGCCAACGGCAAGGTCGAGGGTCTCCAGGCGGTTCGCCTCGAATGGAAGGATGGCCGGATGTCGGAAGTGCCGGGTTCGGAGTTCGACGTCAGGGCCGACCTCGTGTTCTTCGCGATGGGCTTCACGAACCCGGCCGCCAGCCTGCTCGAAGCGTTCGGCGTCGACAAGGACGGCCGCGGCAACGCGAAGGCGACGACCGACGGCGAAGGCTGCTATGCGACGACGTCGCCGAAAGTGTTCGCGGCGGGCGACGTGCGCCGCGGGCAGTCGCTGGTCGTGTGGGCGATCCGCGAGGGTCGTCAATGTGCGCGCGAAGTCGACCAGTTCCTGATGGGCGAGAGCGTGTTGCCGCGCTGA
- a CDS encoding deoxyguanosinetriphosphate triphosphohydrolase, producing MIALASYAVSEGNSRGRVHAEPSPGIRSEFQRDRDRIVHCTAFRRLEYKTQVFVNHEGDLFRTRLTHSIEVAQITRTIARVLALNEDLAEAIALAHDLGHTPFGHAGQDALNACMKAYGGFEHNLQSLRTVDVLEEHYAAFDGLNLTYETREGILKHCSRANAAQLGELGRRFIEGTQPSLEAQLANLADEIAYNNHDVDDGLRSGLISLADLDAVGIFATRRREVEAQWPELAGRKLIHETIRRMINAMALDLIDKTRSNIAAAGIVTLADVYRAPPLVAYSDALLPQLRELKAFLRDQLYLHYQVLRMTDKARRIVRDLFDAFMSDVRLLPPQYQLRARADQPRAIADYIAGMTDRYAMKEHRRLFAVGEIH from the coding sequence GTGATCGCGCTCGCGTCCTATGCGGTCAGCGAAGGCAATTCGCGCGGACGCGTCCACGCCGAGCCGTCGCCGGGCATACGCAGCGAGTTCCAGCGCGACCGCGACCGCATCGTCCATTGCACGGCGTTTCGCCGGCTGGAATACAAGACGCAGGTGTTCGTCAATCACGAAGGCGACCTCTTTCGCACGCGGCTCACGCACAGCATCGAAGTCGCGCAGATCACGCGCACGATCGCGCGCGTGCTGGCGCTCAACGAGGACCTCGCCGAAGCCATCGCTCTTGCGCACGACCTCGGACACACCCCTTTCGGCCACGCCGGACAGGACGCGCTCAACGCGTGCATGAAGGCGTACGGCGGGTTTGAACACAATCTCCAGTCACTGCGCACCGTCGACGTGCTCGAGGAGCACTATGCGGCGTTCGACGGGCTCAACCTCACCTACGAAACGCGCGAAGGCATTCTCAAGCACTGTTCACGGGCCAATGCCGCGCAGCTCGGCGAGCTCGGGCGGCGCTTCATCGAAGGCACCCAGCCTTCGCTCGAAGCGCAGCTGGCGAACCTCGCCGACGAAATCGCGTACAACAACCACGACGTCGATGACGGCCTGCGTTCGGGCCTCATTTCGCTCGCCGACCTCGACGCGGTCGGGATCTTCGCGACCCGCAGGCGGGAAGTCGAAGCGCAGTGGCCGGAGCTCGCCGGGCGCAAGCTGATCCACGAAACGATCCGGCGCATGATCAACGCGATGGCGCTCGACCTGATCGACAAGACCCGCTCGAACATCGCTGCCGCCGGCATCGTCACTCTCGCCGACGTGTACCGGGCGCCGCCCCTCGTCGCGTACTCCGACGCGCTGTTGCCGCAGCTTCGGGAACTGAAGGCTTTTCTCCGCGACCAGCTCTATCTGCATTACCAGGTGTTGCGGATGACCGACAAGGCGCGGCGCATCGTGCGCGACCTGTTCGACGCATTCATGAGCGACGTCAGGCTGCTGCCGCCGCAATACCAGCTCCGCGCCCGGGCCGACCAGCCGCGGGCGATCGCCGACTACATCGCCGGCATGACAGATCGCTATGCAATGAAGGAGCATCGCCGGCTCTTCGCCGTAGGCGAAATTCATTGA
- the pilQ gene encoding type IV pilus secretin PilQ, protein MKRKSMMALFYAVLALMATVPMALAQAPAAVAEMSNRIEGMEVSRQGGSVYVRLTLTKPPASPPPSFSVATPPRIAFDFRGTANGLGRTQQDIGQGDLRSANIVQAGDRTRLVLNLTRATPYEARVEGRNVIITLSPIAPDAVASTPVSQALANFAAPKAEDAAAETRSIRDITFRRGKDGEARIAVQLSSPETGIDIRRQGENLVVEFLGTSLPEHLRRRSDVTDFATPVTSMTAQPQGDNVRLLVAPTGLWEHNAYQSDNQFVLEVRRVVEDPNKLVQGGRGQYSGEKLSLNFQNIDVRSVLQVIADFTNFNIITSDSVQGNLTLRLKDVPWDQALDIILQAKGLDMRKTGNVIWIAPSEELAMREKLQLEAQAQIGDLEPVQTESFQINYHKAKEIFDFLKSKDQTMLSKRGSVVMDERSNKLFVTDVVSRLDAIRRLVGEIDLLPRQVMIEARIVEANKDFARDLGVRLGVGGVGGRTVGFDANGRPIRRATIGGGLESTAANAGQVVGTGTFDAESPVTAVPGGLNVNLPAQTGSGLLSAVLWNNAATRFLNLELSALESDGRGRVISSPRVLTANQVEAAIEQGSEIPYQESTSSGATSTKFKKAVLSLKVKPQITPDGRVQLFVIVHKDRPDFSRSVNGVPPIETKNIQSEVLVENGGTVVIGGIYEEEETDSVARIPLLGEVPVVGALFRNTTKISNRSELLIFITPRIVADSLTLR, encoded by the coding sequence ATGAAACGCAAGAGCATGATGGCGCTGTTTTACGCAGTGCTGGCGCTGATGGCGACCGTCCCGATGGCGCTCGCCCAGGCGCCGGCAGCGGTGGCCGAGATGTCGAACCGGATCGAGGGCATGGAGGTTTCCCGGCAGGGCGGCAGCGTCTATGTCCGGCTCACGCTCACGAAACCGCCGGCGAGCCCGCCGCCGAGTTTCAGCGTCGCGACTCCGCCCCGCATCGCGTTCGACTTTCGCGGCACCGCGAACGGACTCGGGCGCACGCAGCAGGACATCGGCCAGGGGGACCTGCGCAGCGCGAACATCGTCCAGGCGGGCGACCGCACGCGGCTCGTCCTCAACCTGACCCGTGCGACGCCGTACGAGGCGCGCGTCGAAGGGCGCAACGTCATCATCACGCTGTCGCCGATCGCGCCCGATGCGGTGGCCTCGACGCCGGTGTCGCAGGCGCTGGCGAACTTCGCGGCGCCGAAAGCAGAGGATGCCGCAGCTGAAACGCGGAGCATCAGGGACATCACGTTCCGTCGCGGCAAGGACGGCGAAGCGCGCATCGCCGTGCAGCTGTCGAGTCCGGAGACGGGCATCGACATCCGCCGGCAAGGCGAAAACCTCGTCGTCGAGTTCCTCGGGACGTCCTTGCCCGAACACCTGCGGCGGCGTTCGGACGTCACCGACTTCGCCACTCCGGTCACGTCGATGACCGCCCAACCGCAAGGCGACAACGTCAGGCTGCTGGTCGCGCCGACCGGCTTGTGGGAGCACAACGCGTACCAGAGCGACAACCAGTTCGTCCTCGAAGTGCGGCGCGTCGTCGAGGATCCGAACAAGCTGGTCCAGGGCGGCCGCGGCCAGTACAGCGGCGAGAAGCTGTCGCTGAATTTCCAGAACATCGACGTCCGGTCGGTGTTGCAGGTCATCGCGGACTTCACGAACTTCAACATCATCACCAGCGACTCCGTCCAGGGCAACCTCACGCTGCGCTTGAAGGACGTGCCGTGGGACCAGGCGCTCGACATCATCCTGCAGGCGAAGGGCCTGGACATGCGCAAGACGGGCAACGTGATCTGGATTGCGCCCAGCGAAGAGCTCGCGATGCGCGAGAAGCTGCAGCTCGAGGCGCAGGCCCAGATCGGCGACCTCGAGCCAGTCCAGACCGAGAGCTTCCAGATCAATTACCACAAGGCGAAAGAGATTTTCGATTTCCTGAAGAGCAAGGACCAGACGATGCTGTCCAAGCGCGGCAGCGTCGTGATGGACGAGCGCAGCAACAAGCTGTTCGTCACCGACGTCGTGTCGCGCCTCGATGCCATCCGGCGGCTCGTCGGAGAAATCGACCTGCTGCCGCGCCAGGTCATGATCGAGGCGCGCATCGTCGAGGCAAACAAAGACTTTGCGCGCGACCTCGGCGTGCGCCTCGGAGTCGGCGGCGTCGGCGGCAGGACGGTAGGGTTCGACGCGAACGGCCGGCCGATCAGGCGGGCGACAATCGGCGGCGGTCTCGAAAGCACGGCCGCGAATGCCGGGCAAGTTGTCGGAACCGGAACTTTCGACGCGGAGAGTCCGGTGACGGCAGTGCCGGGCGGTCTGAATGTAAACCTTCCTGCGCAGACGGGATCGGGCCTGCTGTCCGCAGTGTTGTGGAACAACGCCGCGACCCGCTTCCTGAACCTGGAATTGTCGGCCCTGGAGTCGGACGGACGCGGCAGGGTGATTTCAAGCCCGCGCGTGCTGACCGCGAACCAGGTCGAAGCGGCGATCGAGCAGGGTTCGGAAATCCCGTACCAAGAGTCAACCAGTTCTGGAGCGACGAGCACGAAGTTCAAGAAAGCCGTGCTGTCGCTGAAAGTAAAGCCGCAGATCACGCCGGATGGTCGCGTGCAGTTGTTCGTGATCGTGCATAAGGATCGTCCCGACTTTTCCCGTAGCGTGAACGGCGTGCCGCCGATCGAAACGAAGAACATCCAGAGCGAGGTGCTCGTCGAGAATGGCGGCACGGTCGTCATCGGCGGCATCTACGAGGAGGAGGAAACGGATTCGGTCGCCCGGATTCCGTTGCTCGGTGAAGTCCCGGTCGTCGGTGCGCTGTTTCGCAATACGACGAAGATCTCGAATCGCTCCGAACTGCTGATCTTCATCACACCGCGGATAGTTGCGGACTCACTGACGCTGCGTTAG
- the gltB gene encoding glutamate synthase large subunit, with product MDLPQKQGLYDPANEHDACGVGFIAHIKGSKSHEIITQGLEILKNLDHRGAVGADELQGDGAGILIQIPDALYREDMAKQGVTLPPAGEYGIGMVFLPKEQASRLACEEEIRRAVRAEGQVVLGWRDVPVNPDMPMSPTVKAKEPVMRQVFIGRGPDVTVTDALERKLYVIRRRAANAVNALHLKHGKEFYVVSMSARTINYKGLLLATQVGEYYDDLTDPRAVSALALVHQRFSTNTFPKWNLAHPFRYIAHNGEINTLRGNYNWMRAREKGVSSPLLGADLEKIWPLIYPGQSDSASFDNALELLVMGGYSLAHAMMMMIPEAWESHTLMDERRRAFYEYHAAMMEPWDGPAAVAFTDGRQIGATLDRNGLRPARYLVTDDDFVVMASESGVLPIPDSKIVKKWRLQPGKMFMIDLEQGRIIDDRELKESLATAKPYREWIRRINIKFDELQAPADAGAPQCAASVLDRQQAFGYTQEDIKFILDPMGKTGEEATGSMGNDSPLAVLSAKEKTLYSYFRQLFAQVTNPPIDPIREQLVMSLVSFIGPRPNLLEINEINPPYRLEVTQPVLDFADMAKIRNIAAYADSRFRSTELDVCYPAEWGKEGVEARLATLCAEAEDAVLQGFNILIVSDRKIDAQTAAIPALLATSAIHQHLVTKGLRTRAGLVVETGTAREVHHFAVLAGYGAEAVHPYLAMETLQQLAAQSPNPAEAADKAIKHFVKAIGKGLMKVMSKMGISTYMSYTGAQIFEAVGLQQALCDKYFTGTTSQVEGIGVFEVMEEALRLHKRAFGDDPVLVDMLDAGGDYAYRVRGDEHMWTPDAIAKLQHATRSGKTDTYKEYAQLINDQTRRHMTLRGLFEIKPAAAPVPLDEVEPAKEIVKRFATGAMSLGSISTEAHTTLAVAMNRIGGKSNTGEGGEDPMRFKPVTQAMRMSQIIGDGRIARDLELKAGDSLRSAIKQVASGRFGVTAEYLVNADQIQIKMAQGAKPGEGGQLPGHKVSEYIGFLRHSVPGVGLISPPPHHDIYSIEDLAQLIHDLKNANPAASISVKLVSEIGVGTVAAGVAKAKADHVVIAGHDGGTGASPWSSIKHAGSPWELGLAETQQTLVLNRLRSRIRVQVDGQMKTGRDVVVGALLGADEFGFATAPLVVGGCIMMRKCHLNTCPVGVATQDPELRKRFTGQPEHVVNYFFFVAEEVRELMAELGIRRFDELIGRVDLLDMKKGIEHWKARGLDYSRIFHRPDVPASVSRRQVETQDHGLEKALDNHLVELARPALERGETVRIELPVRNINRTVGAMLSGRVAAKYGHAGLPDDTVHVTLTGTAGQSFAAFLARGVTLELVGEGNDYVGKGLSGGRVIVRPQSSFRGASTENIIIGNTVLYGAIEGEAYFSGVGGERFAVRNSGATAVVEGVGDHGCEYMTGGTVVVLGPTGRNFAAGMSGGVAYVLDEDGTFEQRCNMAQVALEPVPEEFEARKGSESGDDLESHGRVDIDHLEMGDELILKGLIERHVRYTGSAHAREIIENWTAWRCKFVKVMPHEYRRALAEMAAQKQKQLEAA from the coding sequence ATGGATCTCCCCCAAAAGCAGGGTCTGTACGACCCGGCCAATGAACATGACGCCTGCGGCGTGGGTTTCATTGCCCACATCAAGGGCAGCAAGAGCCACGAAATCATCACGCAAGGGCTCGAGATCCTCAAGAATCTCGATCACCGCGGCGCGGTGGGCGCCGACGAACTGCAGGGCGATGGCGCGGGCATCCTCATCCAGATCCCTGACGCGCTGTACCGCGAGGACATGGCGAAGCAGGGCGTGACGCTGCCCCCCGCCGGCGAGTACGGCATCGGCATGGTGTTCCTGCCGAAAGAGCAGGCTTCGCGCCTTGCCTGCGAGGAAGAGATCCGCCGCGCGGTACGCGCCGAAGGCCAGGTCGTGCTCGGCTGGCGCGACGTGCCGGTCAACCCCGACATGCCGATGTCGCCAACCGTGAAGGCCAAGGAACCGGTGATGCGACAGGTCTTCATCGGCCGCGGGCCCGACGTCACCGTTACGGATGCCCTCGAACGCAAGCTCTATGTCATCCGCCGCCGCGCCGCGAACGCGGTCAATGCGCTGCACCTCAAGCACGGCAAGGAGTTCTACGTCGTCTCGATGTCGGCGCGGACGATCAACTACAAGGGGCTGCTGCTCGCGACCCAGGTCGGCGAATACTACGACGACCTCACCGATCCGCGCGCCGTCTCCGCGCTGGCGCTGGTGCACCAGCGCTTCTCGACGAACACGTTCCCGAAGTGGAACCTCGCACACCCGTTCCGCTACATCGCGCACAACGGCGAAATCAACACGCTGCGCGGCAACTACAACTGGATGCGCGCGCGCGAGAAAGGCGTCTCGTCGCCGCTGCTCGGCGCCGATCTCGAGAAGATCTGGCCGCTGATCTACCCGGGCCAGTCCGACTCGGCGTCGTTCGACAACGCGCTCGAGCTGCTCGTGATGGGCGGCTACTCGCTCGCGCACGCGATGATGATGATGATCCCCGAAGCGTGGGAGTCGCATACGCTGATGGACGAGCGCCGTCGCGCGTTCTACGAATACCACGCAGCGATGATGGAGCCGTGGGACGGCCCGGCCGCAGTCGCTTTCACTGACGGCCGCCAGATCGGCGCGACGCTCGACCGCAACGGCCTGCGTCCGGCGCGCTATCTCGTTACCGACGACGACTTCGTCGTCATGGCATCCGAATCCGGCGTGCTGCCGATCCCGGACAGCAAGATCGTCAAGAAATGGCGTCTGCAGCCGGGCAAGATGTTCATGATCGACCTCGAGCAGGGGCGCATCATCGACGACCGCGAGCTCAAGGAGTCGCTGGCGACGGCGAAGCCCTACCGCGAATGGATTCGCCGCATCAACATCAAGTTCGACGAGCTGCAGGCGCCTGCCGACGCCGGTGCGCCGCAGTGCGCCGCATCGGTGCTCGACCGCCAGCAGGCGTTCGGCTACACGCAGGAAGACATCAAGTTCATCCTCGATCCGATGGGCAAGACCGGCGAAGAGGCGACGGGCTCGATGGGCAACGATTCGCCGCTCGCAGTGCTGTCGGCGAAGGAAAAGACGCTCTACAGCTACTTCCGCCAGCTTTTCGCCCAGGTCACGAACCCGCCAATCGATCCGATCCGCGAGCAGCTCGTGATGTCGCTCGTGTCCTTCATCGGACCGCGGCCGAATCTTCTCGAGATCAACGAGATCAACCCGCCGTACCGCCTCGAAGTCACGCAGCCGGTGCTCGACTTCGCCGACATGGCGAAGATCCGCAACATCGCCGCGTACGCCGACAGCCGCTTCCGCTCGACCGAGCTCGACGTGTGTTACCCGGCCGAGTGGGGCAAGGAAGGCGTCGAGGCGCGGCTCGCGACGCTGTGCGCCGAAGCTGAAGACGCGGTGCTGCAGGGCTTCAACATCCTGATCGTGTCCGACCGCAAGATCGACGCGCAGACCGCGGCGATTCCCGCGCTGCTCGCGACGTCCGCGATCCACCAGCACCTGGTGACGAAAGGCCTGCGCACGCGCGCCGGCCTCGTCGTCGAGACCGGCACTGCGCGCGAAGTCCATCATTTCGCCGTGCTTGCCGGTTACGGTGCCGAAGCGGTGCATCCGTATCTCGCGATGGAGACGCTGCAGCAGCTTGCTGCCCAGTCGCCAAATCCGGCCGAGGCGGCGGACAAGGCGATCAAGCATTTCGTCAAGGCGATCGGCAAGGGCCTGATGAAAGTGATGTCGAAAATGGGCATCTCGACCTACATGTCCTACACCGGCGCGCAGATCTTCGAGGCGGTCGGCCTGCAGCAGGCGCTGTGCGACAAGTACTTCACCGGCACGACGAGCCAGGTCGAAGGCATCGGCGTGTTCGAAGTCATGGAAGAGGCGCTGCGTTTGCACAAGCGGGCTTTCGGCGATGACCCGGTGCTCGTCGACATGCTCGACGCCGGCGGCGATTACGCCTACCGCGTGCGCGGCGACGAGCACATGTGGACGCCCGACGCGATCGCGAAGCTGCAGCACGCGACGCGTTCCGGCAAGACTGACACCTACAAGGAATACGCGCAGCTGATCAACGACCAGACGCGACGCCACATGACGCTGCGCGGCCTGTTCGAGATCAAGCCCGCGGCGGCCCCGGTCCCGCTCGACGAAGTCGAGCCGGCGAAGGAGATCGTCAAGCGCTTCGCCACCGGCGCGATGTCGCTCGGCTCGATCTCGACCGAGGCGCACACGACGCTGGCAGTGGCGATGAACCGCATCGGCGGCAAGTCGAACACCGGCGAAGGCGGCGAGGACCCGATGCGCTTCAAGCCGGTCACGCAGGCGATGCGGATGTCGCAGATCATCGGCGATGGCCGGATTGCGCGCGACCTCGAACTGAAGGCCGGCGACAGCCTGCGTTCGGCGATCAAGCAGGTCGCGTCGGGCCGCTTCGGCGTCACGGCGGAGTACCTCGTCAACGCCGACCAGATCCAGATCAAGATGGCCCAGGGCGCGAAGCCAGGCGAAGGCGGCCAGCTGCCGGGCCACAAGGTCAGCGAGTACATCGGCTTCCTGCGCCATTCGGTGCCGGGCGTCGGCCTGATCTCGCCGCCGCCCCACCATGACATCTACTCGATCGAGGATCTGGCGCAGCTGATCCACGACCTGAAGAACGCGAATCCGGCGGCGTCGATTTCCGTGAAGCTCGTGTCCGAAATCGGCGTCGGCACTGTCGCCGCCGGCGTCGCGAAGGCGAAAGCCGACCACGTCGTGATCGCCGGCCACGACGGCGGCACGGGCGCCTCGCCGTGGAGTTCGATCAAGCACGCCGGCTCGCCGTGGGAACTCGGTCTGGCCGAGACGCAGCAGACGCTGGTGCTGAACCGCCTCCGGAGCCGCATCCGCGTTCAGGTCGACGGCCAGATGAAGACCGGCCGCGATGTCGTCGTCGGTGCCTTGCTCGGCGCCGACGAGTTCGGCTTCGCGACCGCGCCGCTCGTCGTCGGCGGCTGCATCATGATGAGGAAGTGCCACCTGAACACCTGTCCGGTCGGCGTCGCGACGCAGGATCCGGAACTGCGCAAGCGCTTCACCGGCCAGCCCGAACACGTCGTCAATTACTTCTTCTTCGTCGCCGAGGAAGTGCGCGAGCTGATGGCCGAACTCGGGATCCGCAGGTTCGACGAGCTGATCGGTCGCGTCGACCTGCTCGACATGAAGAAAGGCATCGAGCACTGGAAAGCGCGCGGCCTCGACTACAGCCGCATTTTCCATCGCCCGGACGTGCCGGCGAGCGTGTCGCGCCGCCAGGTCGAGACGCAGGACCACGGCCTGGAGAAGGCGCTCGACAACCACCTCGTCGAGCTCGCGCGCCCGGCGCTCGAGCGCGGCGAGACGGTGCGGATCGAACTTCCCGTGCGCAACATCAACCGCACTGTCGGCGCGATGCTGTCGGGCCGCGTCGCGGCGAAATACGGCCACGCCGGCCTGCCGGACGACACCGTGCATGTCACGCTGACCGGCACGGCAGGCCAGAGCTTCGCCGCTTTCCTTGCGCGCGGCGTGACGCTCGAACTCGTCGGCGAAGGCAACGACTACGTCGGCAAGGGGCTGTCGGGCGGGCGCGTCATCGTGCGCCCGCAGTCGTCGTTCCGCGGCGCGTCGACCGAGAACATCATCATCGGCAACACGGTGCTGTACGGCGCGATCGAAGGCGAAGCGTATTTCTCCGGCGTCGGCGGCGAACGCTTCGCAGTGCGCAACTCGGGCGCGACCGCAGTCGTGGAAGGCGTCGGCGACCACGGCTGTGAATACATGACTGGCGGCACGGTCGTCGTGCTCGGGCCCACCGGGCGCAACTTCGCTGCCGGCATGTCGGGCGGCGTCGCGTACGTGCTCGACGAGGACGGCACGTTCGAGCAGCGCTGCAACATGGCGCAGGTCGCGCTGGAGCCGGTGCCGGAGGAATTCGAGGCGCGCAAGGGCTCCGAATCCGGCGACGACCTCGAGTCGCACGGGCGCGTCGACATCGATCACCTCGAGATGGGCGACGAGCTGATCCTGAAGGGCCTGATCGAGCGTCACGTGCGCTACACCGGCAGCGCGCATGCGCGCGAGATTATCGAAAACTGGACCGCCTGGCGCTGCAAGTTCGTCAAGGTGATGCCGCATGAATACCGTCGGGCGCTGGCCGAGATGGCCGCGCAGAAGCAGAAGCAACTGGAGGCCGCATAA
- a CDS encoding shikimate kinase — protein sequence MMGAGKTTVGREYAKRHQMRFVDCDHEIEARTGVKIPTIFEIEGEAGFRRRESQLLDELSHETGLVLATGGGVVLDPANRAVLAARGIVVYLNVPTQVLWERTRNDRNRPLLQVSNPRERIESLYRERDPLYREVADIIVDGGRGNPGGMVRQVEKAIQNFHKKTCEH from the coding sequence ATGATGGGTGCCGGAAAGACCACCGTGGGACGCGAGTATGCGAAGCGGCATCAGATGCGCTTTGTGGACTGCGACCACGAAATCGAAGCTCGCACCGGCGTGAAGATCCCGACCATCTTCGAAATCGAGGGAGAAGCGGGTTTCCGGCGTCGCGAGAGCCAGCTCCTCGACGAGCTCAGCCATGAGACGGGACTGGTCCTGGCGACCGGCGGCGGAGTCGTGCTCGATCCGGCGAACCGTGCCGTTCTGGCGGCGCGCGGCATCGTCGTATACCTGAACGTGCCGACGCAGGTGCTGTGGGAACGTACGCGCAACGACCGCAACCGGCCGCTGCTGCAGGTGTCGAACCCGCGCGAGCGCATCGAGAGCCTGTATCGCGAACGGGATCCGCTGTATCGTGAAGTCGCCGACATCATCGTCGATGGCGGGCGCGGCAACCCGGGCGGAATGGTCAGGCAGGTCGAGAAAGCGATCCAGAATTTCCACAAGAAAACATGCGAACACTGA
- the aroB gene encoding 3-dehydroquinate synthase — protein MRTLNVALGDRAYPIHIGPGVLDDASLIRPFLRTARVAIVTNDVVGPLYLARLQRALEAGGVRVDAVILPDGESHKNWQTLNLVFDMLLATRCERSTTLIALGGGVVGDMAGFAAATYQRGMPFIQVPTTLLSQVDSSVGGKTAINHPLGKNMIGAFYQPRVVLADTATLDTLPDRELKAGLAEVIKYGLIRDPALFDWLEAHLERVLAREPEALAFAIERSCANKAEVVAADETEQGERALLNLGHTFGHAIETGMGYGNWLHGEAVAAGTMMAAELSRRLGWLSAADVARIEALHVRAGLPVLGPPLPVATYLELMANDKKVEEGRLRLVLLRSIGKAVLHADAAPDVIGASIEARCG, from the coding sequence ATGCGAACACTGAACGTCGCCCTCGGAGACCGTGCCTACCCGATCCATATCGGACCGGGCGTGCTCGACGATGCCAGCCTGATCCGGCCTTTCCTCAGGACGGCGCGGGTCGCGATCGTCACGAACGACGTCGTCGGTCCGCTTTACCTGGCGCGGCTGCAGCGCGCGCTCGAGGCGGGGGGCGTCAGGGTGGACGCGGTCATCCTTCCCGATGGCGAGTCGCACAAGAACTGGCAGACGCTCAATCTCGTCTTCGACATGCTGCTGGCGACGCGCTGCGAGCGCTCGACAACGCTGATCGCGCTCGGCGGCGGCGTGGTCGGCGACATGGCGGGTTTCGCCGCGGCGACGTACCAGCGTGGCATGCCGTTCATCCAGGTTCCGACGACGCTGCTGTCGCAGGTCGATTCGTCGGTCGGCGGCAAGACCGCCATCAACCATCCGCTCGGCAAGAACATGATCGGGGCGTTCTATCAGCCTCGCGTCGTGCTTGCGGACACTGCAACGCTCGACACGCTGCCGGACCGCGAGCTGAAAGCCGGCCTCGCCGAAGTGATCAAGTACGGGCTGATCCGCGACCCGGCGCTGTTCGACTGGCTCGAAGCGCACCTCGAGCGCGTGCTCGCGCGCGAACCCGAAGCGCTCGCGTTCGCGATCGAGCGTTCGTGCGCGAACAAGGCCGAAGTCGTCGCGGCAGACGAAACCGAACAGGGCGAACGCGCGCTGCTCAATCTCGGCCACACGTTCGGCCATGCGATCGAGACCGGCATGGGGTACGGCAACTGGCTGCACGGCGAAGCCGTCGCTGCCGGCACGATGATGGCTGCGGAGCTGTCGCGCAGGCTGGGCTGGTTGAGCGCTGCCGACGTCGCGCGCATCGAAGCGCTGCACGTGCGCGCCGGACTGCCGGTGCTCGGACCGCCGCTGCCGGTCGCGACCTATCTCGAGCTGATGGCGAACGACAAGAAAGTCGAAGAGGGGCGCCTGCGCCTGGTCCTGCTGCGCTCGATCGGCAAGGCGGTGCTTCATGCAGATGCGGCGCCGGACGTGATCGGCGCGTCGATCGAGGCGCGTTGCGGGTGA